A genomic region of Acipenser ruthenus chromosome 9, fAciRut3.2 maternal haplotype, whole genome shotgun sequence contains the following coding sequences:
- the LOC117405543 gene encoding adapter SH3BGRL-like isoform X43: MVIKVYLATASGSTAIKKKQQDVVGFLEALKVDYTEFDIATNEENRMWMRENVPGEKKPTNGIPLPPQIFNDQNYCGDYDTFFNAKEDNEVFAFLGLAPPAGSKEAQLAEKALILQNGKDPEEHHKTSAEECNGDSAAPEDLHKTSGPGEAAEESEESMKEPSEKEEEVEHKDEEQGEAATES; the protein is encoded by the exons ATGGTCATCAAAGTTTATTTAGCGACTGCATCTGGCTCAACAGCG ATCAAGAAAAAGCAACAAGATGTGGTGGGGTTCTTGGAAGCCCTTAAGGTTGACTATACAGAATTTGATATTGCCACAAACGAAGAGAACAGAATGTGGATGAGAGAGAACGTGCCTGGAGAGAAGAAACCAACAAACGGAATCCCCTTACCCCCGCAGATCTTCAATGATCAGAATTACTGCGGG GACTATGACACTTTCTTCAACGCCAAGGAAGACAATGAAGTGTTTGCATTCCTGGGCCTCGCTCCTCCCGCAGGTTCAAAG GAAGCCCAGCTTGCAGAAAAGGCACTTATTCTTCAGAATGGAAAAGATCCAGAGGAACATCACAAAACATCA GCAGAGGAATGTAATGGTGATTCAGCGGCCCCTGAAGATCTTCACAAGACGTCCGGTCCAGGAGAAGCTGCAGAGGAAAGCGAGGAGAGC ATGAAGGAACCCAGCGAGAAAGAAGAAGAGGTTGAACACAAG GATGAAGAGCAAGGCGAGGCAGCTACAGAATCTTAA
- the LOC117405543 gene encoding adapter SH3BGRL-like isoform X49, whose protein sequence is MVIKVYLATASGSTAIKKKQQDVVGFLEALKVDYTEFDIATNEENRMWMRENVPGEKKPTNGIPLPPQIFNDQNYCGDYDTFFNAKEDNEVFAFLGLAPPAGSKEAQLAEKALILQNGKDPEEHHKTSMKEPSEKEEEVEHKDEEQGEAATES, encoded by the exons ATGGTCATCAAAGTTTATTTAGCGACTGCATCTGGCTCAACAGCG ATCAAGAAAAAGCAACAAGATGTGGTGGGGTTCTTGGAAGCCCTTAAGGTTGACTATACAGAATTTGATATTGCCACAAACGAAGAGAACAGAATGTGGATGAGAGAGAACGTGCCTGGAGAGAAGAAACCAACAAACGGAATCCCCTTACCCCCGCAGATCTTCAATGATCAGAATTACTGCGGG GACTATGACACTTTCTTCAACGCCAAGGAAGACAATGAAGTGTTTGCATTCCTGGGCCTCGCTCCTCCCGCAGGTTCAAAG GAAGCCCAGCTTGCAGAAAAGGCACTTATTCTTCAGAATGGAAAAGATCCAGAGGAACATCACAAAACATCA ATGAAGGAACCCAGCGAGAAAGAAGAAGAGGTTGAACACAAG GATGAAGAGCAAGGCGAGGCAGCTACAGAATCTTAA
- the LOC117405543 gene encoding SH3 domain-binding glutamic acid-rich protein-like isoform X9, whose product MVIKVYLATASGSTAIKKKQQDVVGFLEALKVDYTEFDIATNEENRMWMRENVPGEKKPTNGIPLPPQIFNDQNYCGDYDTFFNAKEDNEVFAFLGLAPPAGSKEAQLAEKALILQNGKDPEEHHKTSAEECNGDSAAPEDLHKTSGPGEAAEESEMKEPSEKEEEVEHKDEEHPVTEDDEEHPVTEDEGEQPVTEDEEEEPITEDEEEEPVTEEEEEEEPVTEDEEQGEAATES is encoded by the exons ATGGTCATCAAAGTTTATTTAGCGACTGCATCTGGCTCAACAGCG ATCAAGAAAAAGCAACAAGATGTGGTGGGGTTCTTGGAAGCCCTTAAGGTTGACTATACAGAATTTGATATTGCCACAAACGAAGAGAACAGAATGTGGATGAGAGAGAACGTGCCTGGAGAGAAGAAACCAACAAACGGAATCCCCTTACCCCCGCAGATCTTCAATGATCAGAATTACTGCGGG GACTATGACACTTTCTTCAACGCCAAGGAAGACAATGAAGTGTTTGCATTCCTGGGCCTCGCTCCTCCCGCAGGTTCAAAG GAAGCCCAGCTTGCAGAAAAGGCACTTATTCTTCAGAATGGAAAAGATCCAGAGGAACATCACAAAACATCA GCAGAGGAATGTAATGGTGATTCAGCGGCCCCTGAAGATCTTCACAAGACGTCCGGTCCAGGAGAAGCTGCAGAGGAAAGCGAG ATGAAGGAACCCAGCGAGAAAGAAGAAGAGGTTGAACACAAG gATGAAGAGCATCCTGTCACTGAG GATGATGAAGAGCATCCGGTCACGGAG GATGAAGGCGAGCAGCCTGTCACTGAG gatgaagaagaggagccgaTCACTGAG gatgaagaggaggagccTGTAACAGAG gaggaagaagaggaggagccagtgACAGAG GATGAAGAGCAAGGCGAGGCAGCTACAGAATCTTAA
- the LOC117405543 gene encoding adapter SH3BGRL-like isoform X36: MVIKVYLATASGSTAIKKKQQDVVGFLEALKVDYTEFDIATNEENRMWMRENVPGEKKPTNGIPLPPQIFNDQNYCGDYDTFFNAKEDNEVFAFLGLAPPAGSKEAQLAEKALILQNGKDPEEHHKTSMKEPSEKEEEVEHKDDEEHPVTEDEGEQPVTEDEEEEPITEDEEEEPVTEEEEEEEPVTEDEEQGEAATES, from the exons ATGGTCATCAAAGTTTATTTAGCGACTGCATCTGGCTCAACAGCG ATCAAGAAAAAGCAACAAGATGTGGTGGGGTTCTTGGAAGCCCTTAAGGTTGACTATACAGAATTTGATATTGCCACAAACGAAGAGAACAGAATGTGGATGAGAGAGAACGTGCCTGGAGAGAAGAAACCAACAAACGGAATCCCCTTACCCCCGCAGATCTTCAATGATCAGAATTACTGCGGG GACTATGACACTTTCTTCAACGCCAAGGAAGACAATGAAGTGTTTGCATTCCTGGGCCTCGCTCCTCCCGCAGGTTCAAAG GAAGCCCAGCTTGCAGAAAAGGCACTTATTCTTCAGAATGGAAAAGATCCAGAGGAACATCACAAAACATCA ATGAAGGAACCCAGCGAGAAAGAAGAAGAGGTTGAACACAAG GATGATGAAGAGCATCCGGTCACGGAG GATGAAGGCGAGCAGCCTGTCACTGAG gatgaagaagaggagccgaTCACTGAG gatgaagaggaggagccTGTAACAGAG gaggaagaagaggaggagccagtgACAGAG GATGAAGAGCAAGGCGAGGCAGCTACAGAATCTTAA
- the LOC117405543 gene encoding adapter SH3BGRL-like isoform X21, producing the protein MVIKVYLATASGSTAIKKKQQDVVGFLEALKVDYTEFDIATNEENRMWMRENVPGEKKPTNGIPLPPQIFNDQNYCGDYDTFFNAKEDNEVFAFLGLAPPAGSKEAQLAEKALILQNGKDPEEHHKTSAEECNGDSAAPEDLHKTSGPGEAAEESEESMKEPSEKEEEVEHKEEDSEEPLTEDEGEQPVTEDEEEEPVTEEEEEEEPVTEDEEQGEAATES; encoded by the exons ATGGTCATCAAAGTTTATTTAGCGACTGCATCTGGCTCAACAGCG ATCAAGAAAAAGCAACAAGATGTGGTGGGGTTCTTGGAAGCCCTTAAGGTTGACTATACAGAATTTGATATTGCCACAAACGAAGAGAACAGAATGTGGATGAGAGAGAACGTGCCTGGAGAGAAGAAACCAACAAACGGAATCCCCTTACCCCCGCAGATCTTCAATGATCAGAATTACTGCGGG GACTATGACACTTTCTTCAACGCCAAGGAAGACAATGAAGTGTTTGCATTCCTGGGCCTCGCTCCTCCCGCAGGTTCAAAG GAAGCCCAGCTTGCAGAAAAGGCACTTATTCTTCAGAATGGAAAAGATCCAGAGGAACATCACAAAACATCA GCAGAGGAATGTAATGGTGATTCAGCGGCCCCTGAAGATCTTCACAAGACGTCCGGTCCAGGAGAAGCTGCAGAGGAAAGCGAGGAGAGC ATGAAGGAACCCAGCGAGAAAGAAGAAGAGGTTGAACACAAG GAAGAGGACTCAGAGGAGCCACTGACAGAG GATGAAGGCGAGCAGCCTGTCACTGAG gatgaagaggaggagccTGTAACAGAG gaggaagaagaggaggagccagtgACAGAG GATGAAGAGCAAGGCGAGGCAGCTACAGAATCTTAA
- the LOC117405543 gene encoding SH3 domain-binding glutamic acid-rich protein-like isoform X7 has translation MVIKVYLATASGSTAIKKKQQDVVGFLEALKVDYTEFDIATNEENRMWMRENVPGEKKPTNGIPLPPQIFNDQNYCGDYDTFFNAKEDNEVFAFLGLAPPAGSKEAQLAEKALILQNGKDPEEHHKTSAEECNGDSAAPEDLHKTSGPGEAAEESEESMKEPSEKEEEVEHKDEEHPVTEDDEEHPVTEDEGEQPVTEDEEEEPITEDEEEEPVTEEEEEEEPVTEDEEQGEAATES, from the exons ATGGTCATCAAAGTTTATTTAGCGACTGCATCTGGCTCAACAGCG ATCAAGAAAAAGCAACAAGATGTGGTGGGGTTCTTGGAAGCCCTTAAGGTTGACTATACAGAATTTGATATTGCCACAAACGAAGAGAACAGAATGTGGATGAGAGAGAACGTGCCTGGAGAGAAGAAACCAACAAACGGAATCCCCTTACCCCCGCAGATCTTCAATGATCAGAATTACTGCGGG GACTATGACACTTTCTTCAACGCCAAGGAAGACAATGAAGTGTTTGCATTCCTGGGCCTCGCTCCTCCCGCAGGTTCAAAG GAAGCCCAGCTTGCAGAAAAGGCACTTATTCTTCAGAATGGAAAAGATCCAGAGGAACATCACAAAACATCA GCAGAGGAATGTAATGGTGATTCAGCGGCCCCTGAAGATCTTCACAAGACGTCCGGTCCAGGAGAAGCTGCAGAGGAAAGCGAGGAGAGC ATGAAGGAACCCAGCGAGAAAGAAGAAGAGGTTGAACACAAG gATGAAGAGCATCCTGTCACTGAG GATGATGAAGAGCATCCGGTCACGGAG GATGAAGGCGAGCAGCCTGTCACTGAG gatgaagaagaggagccgaTCACTGAG gatgaagaggaggagccTGTAACAGAG gaggaagaagaggaggagccagtgACAGAG GATGAAGAGCAAGGCGAGGCAGCTACAGAATCTTAA
- the LOC117405543 gene encoding adapter SH3BGRL-like isoform X48 encodes MVIKVYLATASGSTAIKKKQQDVVGFLEALKVDYTEFDIATNEENRMWMRENVPGEKKPTNGIPLPPQIFNDQNYCGDYDTFFNAKEDNEVFAFLGLAPPAGSKMKEPSEKEEEVEHKDEEHPVTEDDEEHPVTEDEEEEPVTEEEEEEEPVTEDEEQGEAATES; translated from the exons ATGGTCATCAAAGTTTATTTAGCGACTGCATCTGGCTCAACAGCG ATCAAGAAAAAGCAACAAGATGTGGTGGGGTTCTTGGAAGCCCTTAAGGTTGACTATACAGAATTTGATATTGCCACAAACGAAGAGAACAGAATGTGGATGAGAGAGAACGTGCCTGGAGAGAAGAAACCAACAAACGGAATCCCCTTACCCCCGCAGATCTTCAATGATCAGAATTACTGCGGG GACTATGACACTTTCTTCAACGCCAAGGAAGACAATGAAGTGTTTGCATTCCTGGGCCTCGCTCCTCCCGCAGGTTCAAAG ATGAAGGAACCCAGCGAGAAAGAAGAAGAGGTTGAACACAAG gATGAAGAGCATCCTGTCACTGAG GATGATGAAGAGCATCCGGTCACGGAG gatgaagaggaggagccTGTAACAGAG gaggaagaagaggaggagccagtgACAGAG GATGAAGAGCAAGGCGAGGCAGCTACAGAATCTTAA
- the LOC117405543 gene encoding SH3 domain-binding glutamic acid-rich protein-like isoform X19 — protein sequence MVIKVYLATASGSTAIKKKQQDVVGFLEALKVDYTEFDIATNEENRMWMRENVPGEKKPTNGIPLPPQIFNDQNYCGDYDTFFNAKEDNEVFAFLGLAPPAGSKEAQLAEKALILQNGKDPEEHHKTSAEECNGDSAAPEDLHKTSGPGEAAEMKEPSEKEEEVEHKDDEEHPVTEDEGEQPVTEDEEEEPITEDEEEEPVTEEEEEEEPVTEDEEQGEAATES from the exons ATGGTCATCAAAGTTTATTTAGCGACTGCATCTGGCTCAACAGCG ATCAAGAAAAAGCAACAAGATGTGGTGGGGTTCTTGGAAGCCCTTAAGGTTGACTATACAGAATTTGATATTGCCACAAACGAAGAGAACAGAATGTGGATGAGAGAGAACGTGCCTGGAGAGAAGAAACCAACAAACGGAATCCCCTTACCCCCGCAGATCTTCAATGATCAGAATTACTGCGGG GACTATGACACTTTCTTCAACGCCAAGGAAGACAATGAAGTGTTTGCATTCCTGGGCCTCGCTCCTCCCGCAGGTTCAAAG GAAGCCCAGCTTGCAGAAAAGGCACTTATTCTTCAGAATGGAAAAGATCCAGAGGAACATCACAAAACATCA GCAGAGGAATGTAATGGTGATTCAGCGGCCCCTGAAGATCTTCACAAGACGTCCGGTCCAGGAGAAGCTGCAGAG ATGAAGGAACCCAGCGAGAAAGAAGAAGAGGTTGAACACAAG GATGATGAAGAGCATCCGGTCACGGAG GATGAAGGCGAGCAGCCTGTCACTGAG gatgaagaagaggagccgaTCACTGAG gatgaagaggaggagccTGTAACAGAG gaggaagaagaggaggagccagtgACAGAG GATGAAGAGCAAGGCGAGGCAGCTACAGAATCTTAA
- the LOC117405543 gene encoding adapter SH3BGRL-like isoform X37 — MVIKVYLATASGSTAIKKKQQDVVGFLEALKVDYTEFDIATNEENRMWMRENVPGEKKPTNGIPLPPQIFNDQNYCGDYDTFFNAKEDNEVFAFLGLAPPAGSKEAQLAEKALILQNGKDPEEHHKTSAEECNGDSAAPEDLHKTSGPGEAAEMKEPSEKEEEVEHKDEEEEPVTEEEEEEEPVTEDEEQGEAATES; from the exons ATGGTCATCAAAGTTTATTTAGCGACTGCATCTGGCTCAACAGCG ATCAAGAAAAAGCAACAAGATGTGGTGGGGTTCTTGGAAGCCCTTAAGGTTGACTATACAGAATTTGATATTGCCACAAACGAAGAGAACAGAATGTGGATGAGAGAGAACGTGCCTGGAGAGAAGAAACCAACAAACGGAATCCCCTTACCCCCGCAGATCTTCAATGATCAGAATTACTGCGGG GACTATGACACTTTCTTCAACGCCAAGGAAGACAATGAAGTGTTTGCATTCCTGGGCCTCGCTCCTCCCGCAGGTTCAAAG GAAGCCCAGCTTGCAGAAAAGGCACTTATTCTTCAGAATGGAAAAGATCCAGAGGAACATCACAAAACATCA GCAGAGGAATGTAATGGTGATTCAGCGGCCCCTGAAGATCTTCACAAGACGTCCGGTCCAGGAGAAGCTGCAGAG ATGAAGGAACCCAGCGAGAAAGAAGAAGAGGTTGAACACAAG gatgaagaggaggagccTGTAACAGAG gaggaagaagaggaggagccagtgACAGAG GATGAAGAGCAAGGCGAGGCAGCTACAGAATCTTAA
- the LOC117405543 gene encoding SH3 domain-binding glutamic acid-rich protein-like isoform X5: protein MVIKVYLATASGSTAIKKKQQDVVGFLEALKVDYTEFDIATNEENRMWMRENVPGEKKPTNGIPLPPQIFNDQNYCGDYDTFFNAKEDNEVFAFLGLAPPAGSKEAQLAEKALILQNGKDPEEHHKTSAEECNGDSAAPEDLHKTSGPGEAAEESEESMKEPSEKEEEVEHKEEDSEEPLTEDEEHPVTEDDEEHPVTEDEGEQPVTEDEEEEPVTEEEEEEEPVTEDEEQGEAATES from the exons ATGGTCATCAAAGTTTATTTAGCGACTGCATCTGGCTCAACAGCG ATCAAGAAAAAGCAACAAGATGTGGTGGGGTTCTTGGAAGCCCTTAAGGTTGACTATACAGAATTTGATATTGCCACAAACGAAGAGAACAGAATGTGGATGAGAGAGAACGTGCCTGGAGAGAAGAAACCAACAAACGGAATCCCCTTACCCCCGCAGATCTTCAATGATCAGAATTACTGCGGG GACTATGACACTTTCTTCAACGCCAAGGAAGACAATGAAGTGTTTGCATTCCTGGGCCTCGCTCCTCCCGCAGGTTCAAAG GAAGCCCAGCTTGCAGAAAAGGCACTTATTCTTCAGAATGGAAAAGATCCAGAGGAACATCACAAAACATCA GCAGAGGAATGTAATGGTGATTCAGCGGCCCCTGAAGATCTTCACAAGACGTCCGGTCCAGGAGAAGCTGCAGAGGAAAGCGAGGAGAGC ATGAAGGAACCCAGCGAGAAAGAAGAAGAGGTTGAACACAAG GAAGAGGACTCAGAGGAGCCACTGACAGAG gATGAAGAGCATCCTGTCACTGAG GATGATGAAGAGCATCCGGTCACGGAG GATGAAGGCGAGCAGCCTGTCACTGAG gatgaagaggaggagccTGTAACAGAG gaggaagaagaggaggagccagtgACAGAG GATGAAGAGCAAGGCGAGGCAGCTACAGAATCTTAA
- the LOC117405543 gene encoding adapter SH3BGRL-like isoform X47, translating to MVIKVYLATASGSTAIKKKQQDVVGFLEALKVDYTEFDIATNEENRMWMRENVPGEKKPTNGIPLPPQIFNDQNYCGDYDTFFNAKEDNEVFAFLGLAPPAGSKEAQLAEKALILQNGKDPEEHHKTSMKEPSEKEEEVEHKEEDSEEPLTEDEEHPVTEDEEQGEAATES from the exons ATGGTCATCAAAGTTTATTTAGCGACTGCATCTGGCTCAACAGCG ATCAAGAAAAAGCAACAAGATGTGGTGGGGTTCTTGGAAGCCCTTAAGGTTGACTATACAGAATTTGATATTGCCACAAACGAAGAGAACAGAATGTGGATGAGAGAGAACGTGCCTGGAGAGAAGAAACCAACAAACGGAATCCCCTTACCCCCGCAGATCTTCAATGATCAGAATTACTGCGGG GACTATGACACTTTCTTCAACGCCAAGGAAGACAATGAAGTGTTTGCATTCCTGGGCCTCGCTCCTCCCGCAGGTTCAAAG GAAGCCCAGCTTGCAGAAAAGGCACTTATTCTTCAGAATGGAAAAGATCCAGAGGAACATCACAAAACATCA ATGAAGGAACCCAGCGAGAAAGAAGAAGAGGTTGAACACAAG GAAGAGGACTCAGAGGAGCCACTGACAGAG gATGAAGAGCATCCTGTCACTGAG GATGAAGAGCAAGGCGAGGCAGCTACAGAATCTTAA
- the LOC117405543 gene encoding SH3 domain-binding glutamic acid-rich protein-like isoform X13, with protein sequence MVIKVYLATASGSTAIKKKQQDVVGFLEALKVDYTEFDIATNEENRMWMRENVPGEKKPTNGIPLPPQIFNDQNYCGDYDTFFNAKEDNEVFAFLGLAPPAGSKEAQLAEKALILQNGKDPEEHHKTSAEECNGDSAAPEDLHKTSGPGEAAEESEESMKEPSEKEEEVEHKDDEEHPVTEDEGEQPVTEDEEEEPITEDEEEEPVTEEEEEEEPVTEDEEQGEAATES encoded by the exons ATGGTCATCAAAGTTTATTTAGCGACTGCATCTGGCTCAACAGCG ATCAAGAAAAAGCAACAAGATGTGGTGGGGTTCTTGGAAGCCCTTAAGGTTGACTATACAGAATTTGATATTGCCACAAACGAAGAGAACAGAATGTGGATGAGAGAGAACGTGCCTGGAGAGAAGAAACCAACAAACGGAATCCCCTTACCCCCGCAGATCTTCAATGATCAGAATTACTGCGGG GACTATGACACTTTCTTCAACGCCAAGGAAGACAATGAAGTGTTTGCATTCCTGGGCCTCGCTCCTCCCGCAGGTTCAAAG GAAGCCCAGCTTGCAGAAAAGGCACTTATTCTTCAGAATGGAAAAGATCCAGAGGAACATCACAAAACATCA GCAGAGGAATGTAATGGTGATTCAGCGGCCCCTGAAGATCTTCACAAGACGTCCGGTCCAGGAGAAGCTGCAGAGGAAAGCGAGGAGAGC ATGAAGGAACCCAGCGAGAAAGAAGAAGAGGTTGAACACAAG GATGATGAAGAGCATCCGGTCACGGAG GATGAAGGCGAGCAGCCTGTCACTGAG gatgaagaagaggagccgaTCACTGAG gatgaagaggaggagccTGTAACAGAG gaggaagaagaggaggagccagtgACAGAG GATGAAGAGCAAGGCGAGGCAGCTACAGAATCTTAA
- the LOC117405543 gene encoding adapter SH3BGRL-like isoform X39: protein MVIKVYLATASGSTAIKKKQQDVVGFLEALKVDYTEFDIATNEENRMWMRENVPGEKKPTNGIPLPPQIFNDQNYCGDYDTFFNAKEDNEVFAFLGLAPPAGSKMKEPSEKEEEVEHKEEDSEEPLTEDEEHPVTEDDEEHPVTEDEGEQPVTEDEEEEPITEDEEEEPVTEEEEEEEPVTEDEEQGEAATES, encoded by the exons ATGGTCATCAAAGTTTATTTAGCGACTGCATCTGGCTCAACAGCG ATCAAGAAAAAGCAACAAGATGTGGTGGGGTTCTTGGAAGCCCTTAAGGTTGACTATACAGAATTTGATATTGCCACAAACGAAGAGAACAGAATGTGGATGAGAGAGAACGTGCCTGGAGAGAAGAAACCAACAAACGGAATCCCCTTACCCCCGCAGATCTTCAATGATCAGAATTACTGCGGG GACTATGACACTTTCTTCAACGCCAAGGAAGACAATGAAGTGTTTGCATTCCTGGGCCTCGCTCCTCCCGCAGGTTCAAAG ATGAAGGAACCCAGCGAGAAAGAAGAAGAGGTTGAACACAAG GAAGAGGACTCAGAGGAGCCACTGACAGAG gATGAAGAGCATCCTGTCACTGAG GATGATGAAGAGCATCCGGTCACGGAG GATGAAGGCGAGCAGCCTGTCACTGAG gatgaagaagaggagccgaTCACTGAG gatgaagaggaggagccTGTAACAGAG gaggaagaagaggaggagccagtgACAGAG GATGAAGAGCAAGGCGAGGCAGCTACAGAATCTTAA
- the LOC117405543 gene encoding adapter SH3BGRL-like isoform X30, producing the protein MVIKVYLATASGSTAIKKKQQDVVGFLEALKVDYTEFDIATNEENRMWMRENVPGEKKPTNGIPLPPQIFNDQNYCGDYDTFFNAKEDNEVFAFLGLAPPAGSKEAQLAEKALILQNGKDPEEHHKTSAEECNGDSAAPEDLHKTSGPGEAAEESEESMKEPSEKEEEVEHKDDEEHPVTEDEEEEPVTEEEEEEEPVTEDEEQGEAATES; encoded by the exons ATGGTCATCAAAGTTTATTTAGCGACTGCATCTGGCTCAACAGCG ATCAAGAAAAAGCAACAAGATGTGGTGGGGTTCTTGGAAGCCCTTAAGGTTGACTATACAGAATTTGATATTGCCACAAACGAAGAGAACAGAATGTGGATGAGAGAGAACGTGCCTGGAGAGAAGAAACCAACAAACGGAATCCCCTTACCCCCGCAGATCTTCAATGATCAGAATTACTGCGGG GACTATGACACTTTCTTCAACGCCAAGGAAGACAATGAAGTGTTTGCATTCCTGGGCCTCGCTCCTCCCGCAGGTTCAAAG GAAGCCCAGCTTGCAGAAAAGGCACTTATTCTTCAGAATGGAAAAGATCCAGAGGAACATCACAAAACATCA GCAGAGGAATGTAATGGTGATTCAGCGGCCCCTGAAGATCTTCACAAGACGTCCGGTCCAGGAGAAGCTGCAGAGGAAAGCGAGGAGAGC ATGAAGGAACCCAGCGAGAAAGAAGAAGAGGTTGAACACAAG GATGATGAAGAGCATCCGGTCACGGAG gatgaagaggaggagccTGTAACAGAG gaggaagaagaggaggagccagtgACAGAG GATGAAGAGCAAGGCGAGGCAGCTACAGAATCTTAA
- the LOC117405543 gene encoding adapter SH3BGRL-like isoform X29: MVIKVYLATASGSTAIKKKQQDVVGFLEALKVDYTEFDIATNEENRMWMRENVPGEKKPTNGIPLPPQIFNDQNYCGDYDTFFNAKEDNEVFAFLGLAPPAGSKEAQLAEKALILQNGKDPEEHHKTSAEECNGDSAAPEDLHKTSGPGEAAEESEESMKEPSEKEEEVEHKDEGEQPVTEDEEEEPVTEEEEEEEPVTEDEEQGEAATES; this comes from the exons ATGGTCATCAAAGTTTATTTAGCGACTGCATCTGGCTCAACAGCG ATCAAGAAAAAGCAACAAGATGTGGTGGGGTTCTTGGAAGCCCTTAAGGTTGACTATACAGAATTTGATATTGCCACAAACGAAGAGAACAGAATGTGGATGAGAGAGAACGTGCCTGGAGAGAAGAAACCAACAAACGGAATCCCCTTACCCCCGCAGATCTTCAATGATCAGAATTACTGCGGG GACTATGACACTTTCTTCAACGCCAAGGAAGACAATGAAGTGTTTGCATTCCTGGGCCTCGCTCCTCCCGCAGGTTCAAAG GAAGCCCAGCTTGCAGAAAAGGCACTTATTCTTCAGAATGGAAAAGATCCAGAGGAACATCACAAAACATCA GCAGAGGAATGTAATGGTGATTCAGCGGCCCCTGAAGATCTTCACAAGACGTCCGGTCCAGGAGAAGCTGCAGAGGAAAGCGAGGAGAGC ATGAAGGAACCCAGCGAGAAAGAAGAAGAGGTTGAACACAAG GATGAAGGCGAGCAGCCTGTCACTGAG gatgaagaggaggagccTGTAACAGAG gaggaagaagaggaggagccagtgACAGAG GATGAAGAGCAAGGCGAGGCAGCTACAGAATCTTAA
- the LOC117405543 gene encoding SH3 domain-binding glutamic acid-rich protein-like isoform X10 gives MVIKVYLATASGSTAIKKKQQDVVGFLEALKVDYTEFDIATNEENRMWMRENVPGEKKPTNGIPLPPQIFNDQNYCGDYDTFFNAKEDNEVFAFLGLAPPAGSKEAQLAEKALILQNGKDPEEHHKTSAEECNGDSAAPEDLHKTSGPGEAAEMKEPSEKEEEVEHKDEEHPVTEDDEEHPVTEDEGEQPVTEDEEEEPITEDEEEEPVTEEEEEEEPVTEDEEQGEAATES, from the exons ATGGTCATCAAAGTTTATTTAGCGACTGCATCTGGCTCAACAGCG ATCAAGAAAAAGCAACAAGATGTGGTGGGGTTCTTGGAAGCCCTTAAGGTTGACTATACAGAATTTGATATTGCCACAAACGAAGAGAACAGAATGTGGATGAGAGAGAACGTGCCTGGAGAGAAGAAACCAACAAACGGAATCCCCTTACCCCCGCAGATCTTCAATGATCAGAATTACTGCGGG GACTATGACACTTTCTTCAACGCCAAGGAAGACAATGAAGTGTTTGCATTCCTGGGCCTCGCTCCTCCCGCAGGTTCAAAG GAAGCCCAGCTTGCAGAAAAGGCACTTATTCTTCAGAATGGAAAAGATCCAGAGGAACATCACAAAACATCA GCAGAGGAATGTAATGGTGATTCAGCGGCCCCTGAAGATCTTCACAAGACGTCCGGTCCAGGAGAAGCTGCAGAG ATGAAGGAACCCAGCGAGAAAGAAGAAGAGGTTGAACACAAG gATGAAGAGCATCCTGTCACTGAG GATGATGAAGAGCATCCGGTCACGGAG GATGAAGGCGAGCAGCCTGTCACTGAG gatgaagaagaggagccgaTCACTGAG gatgaagaggaggagccTGTAACAGAG gaggaagaagaggaggagccagtgACAGAG GATGAAGAGCAAGGCGAGGCAGCTACAGAATCTTAA